In Paenibacillus guangzhouensis, a single window of DNA contains:
- a CDS encoding nucleoside phosphorylase, with product MEKQPHIQLDGSLAVKKAIVVGDPARVDIVKSLLENPQDITYNREFKSAIGTYQGHKILVLSTGIGAPSMVIAIEELKAIGVESVIRAGSCGAMDSSFKVGEIMVVTGAVRDEGLTGKYVPKEFPAIPSSDLLMRAMKQTEIPVKYGIARSHDGFYMDNNMAVEDFWSRKQVLGADMETSALYVVGHLRGLRTLSILNNVVPYMEPLADGVNELVSGESQMKSGELQSIKLALTVLTEEE from the coding sequence ATGGAAAAACAACCTCATATTCAGCTGGATGGATCGTTGGCTGTCAAAAAAGCAATTGTAGTAGGAGATCCCGCCCGGGTAGATATTGTGAAATCGCTTCTGGAAAATCCACAAGATATCACCTACAATCGAGAGTTCAAATCTGCGATCGGTACTTATCAAGGGCACAAGATTCTAGTCCTGTCGACCGGTATTGGCGCACCTTCCATGGTCATTGCCATTGAGGAGCTGAAAGCGATTGGCGTCGAGTCCGTGATTCGGGCCGGAAGCTGCGGTGCGATGGACAGCAGCTTTAAGGTTGGTGAAATTATGGTCGTCACGGGCGCTGTTCGTGATGAAGGTTTAACCGGAAAATATGTTCCAAAGGAGTTCCCGGCCATTCCATCAAGTGATCTGCTGATGCGAGCAATGAAGCAAACAGAAATTCCGGTGAAGTATGGAATCGCAAGAAGCCATGACGGTTTTTATATGGACAACAACATGGCAGTAGAGGATTTCTGGTCGCGTAAACAAGTTCTGGGTGCTGATATGGAGACAAGCGCTCTCTACGTTGTTGGCCATCTACGGGGACTTCGAACGTTATCGATTCTCAATAATGTCGTGCCTTATATGGAACCTCTGGCAGATGGGGTTAATGAATTGGTATCAGGAGAATCGCAAATGAAAAGTGGAGAATTGCAGTCGATCAAATTGGCATTAACCGTTCTAACGGAGGAGGAATAG
- a CDS encoding Crp/Fnr family transcriptional regulator → MNRLIEIIESSPEIEELLKHCPYSVLKKFQVKEYARGRFKLEQGTIYSEVYIIVQGKIDIFILSDSGRKITLDIYGPGNIIGEHELLQEIPFSSSVQSLSDVVLLKLSRESFLEWMELDRGFARNLTESLCKQVYHLSKRIESYSLFSTKRQVVAVLSSLSKSDVIERKTLLKRISSTPRSVDRVLKELKDLELIEMDNGVIKLRNPNLLIELGSKE, encoded by the coding sequence GTGAACAGACTCATTGAGATTATAGAAAGTTCTCCAGAAATTGAAGAACTGCTAAAACACTGCCCGTATTCGGTTCTTAAAAAGTTTCAAGTCAAAGAATACGCAAGAGGAAGGTTTAAGCTTGAGCAGGGAACGATCTATTCAGAAGTCTACATCATTGTTCAAGGGAAAATAGACATTTTTATTCTAAGCGATTCAGGTCGCAAGATTACGCTTGATATCTATGGACCAGGAAATATTATCGGCGAGCATGAGCTTCTTCAGGAAATCCCTTTTAGCTCTTCCGTTCAATCTTTAAGTGATGTGGTGTTATTAAAATTGTCGCGAGAATCTTTTCTCGAATGGATGGAATTGGACCGAGGCTTCGCCAGAAATTTGACAGAATCATTATGTAAACAAGTTTATCATTTAAGCAAAAGAATCGAGTCGTATAGTTTGTTCTCCACGAAGCGTCAAGTTGTTGCGGTGTTAAGTTCGTTAAGCAAGAGCGATGTAATCGAAAGAAAGACGCTATTAAAACGGATTAGCTCTACGCCACGCAGTGTCGATCGGGTGTTAAAAGAACTGAAAGATTTAGAGCTGATTGAAATGGATAATGGCGTAATTAAATTACGGAACCCGAACTTATTGATTGAGCTGGGTTCAAAGGAGTAG
- a CDS encoding AAA family ATPase, giving the protein MVTSQEQWQEMMRLPAEQLYQEELAALKKADKGKIPAGWQMSPQSVLTFITGGKVGKTVITPKYIGNKRLIEMAIATLVTDRALLLIGEPGTAKSWLSENLTAAIYGHSGLVVQGTAGTSEEHVRYSWNYAMLLANGPTPEALVQSPVMRAMEAGGIARFEEISRCASEVQDALISILSEKTISIPELGREVSARKGFSIIATANTRDRGVNEMSAALKRRFNILILPTPSDMDTEVEIVKKRVREIASSYDLQAAVPADEALIKVVTIFRELRSGMTLDKKEKLKSPAGVISTAEAISLLTNSMALAASFGNGEISDEDLAAGLQGAIVKDDVKDKLVWKEYLDNVMKKRGAEWRGLYTACKEMNE; this is encoded by the coding sequence ATGGTTACGAGTCAAGAGCAATGGCAAGAGATGATGCGGCTGCCGGCTGAGCAATTATATCAAGAAGAACTAGCAGCGCTTAAGAAAGCAGATAAAGGGAAGATCCCTGCCGGCTGGCAAATGTCGCCGCAATCCGTACTTACGTTCATTACCGGAGGGAAAGTCGGTAAAACAGTGATCACACCGAAATATATCGGGAACAAAAGGCTGATCGAAATGGCCATCGCGACACTGGTCACCGATCGTGCGCTATTGTTAATAGGGGAGCCAGGTACGGCTAAATCCTGGTTATCCGAAAATCTCACTGCCGCCATTTATGGACATTCCGGCCTTGTTGTTCAGGGGACGGCGGGTACTAGTGAGGAGCATGTTCGATATTCGTGGAACTATGCCATGCTATTGGCGAATGGGCCAACACCTGAGGCACTTGTGCAGAGCCCTGTGATGCGGGCGATGGAAGCCGGTGGCATTGCCCGATTCGAAGAAATATCACGATGTGCCTCGGAGGTACAGGATGCGCTGATCTCTATTTTATCAGAGAAGACGATTTCGATTCCGGAGCTGGGTCGGGAAGTTAGCGCGCGGAAAGGGTTCTCGATCATCGCTACGGCGAACACGCGGGATCGAGGCGTCAACGAAATGTCGGCGGCCTTGAAGCGCCGCTTCAATATTCTGATCCTGCCGACGCCAAGTGATATGGATACGGAAGTCGAAATCGTGAAGAAAAGAGTACGTGAAATTGCATCCTCTTATGATCTGCAAGCCGCTGTTCCTGCGGATGAGGCATTGATCAAGGTGGTAACCATCTTCCGGGAATTGCGCAGCGGGATGACACTCGATAAGAAAGAGAAGCTCAAATCTCCTGCGGGCGTGATCTCTACGGCGGAGGCCATTTCTCTGCTGACGAACTCCATGGCTTTAGCGGCGAGCTTCGGCAACGGCGAAATATCAGATGAAGATCTTGCCGCAGGATTGCAAGGTGCCATCGTCAAGGATGATGTGAAAGATAAATTGGTCTGGAAAGAGTATCTCGATAATGTGATGAAAAAGCGTGGCGCAGAATGGCGAGGTTTGTACACGGCCTGTAAGGAGATGAACGAGTGA
- a CDS encoding AraC family transcriptional regulator — MLVLEIPVPPLPLIATVGHTLWPPGIVHARRQFDAFDIIICVKGTLYMEENGIPYDIKEGMVLVLEPEKMHRGYQPTDTETEVYWIHFQYPGFPQPALIDKTNWQQPLLNRTDQDIEVHPGMVDIPKFTTIDLRQILPLLTEMIHVHSMLSATRSYELQILFGRFLLELQYSMRNRSPQARSLSLGEQVATYLTEHLEQPFDATEMENDLHYHFDYLARCLKQYSGMSPLQYRHHLQIERAKQLLAHSELSIIQIGTRCGFNDNNYFTRLFKRHTSFTPGEFRKRYQFIVLD; from the coding sequence ATGTTAGTACTTGAAATTCCTGTTCCGCCCCTTCCTCTGATCGCCACGGTCGGCCATACCTTATGGCCGCCGGGAATTGTACATGCGAGGCGTCAATTTGATGCATTCGATATCATTATCTGCGTGAAAGGTACGCTCTACATGGAAGAAAACGGGATTCCATATGACATTAAAGAAGGCATGGTCTTGGTGCTTGAGCCTGAGAAGATGCATCGTGGCTACCAACCGACCGATACCGAGACGGAAGTCTATTGGATTCATTTCCAGTATCCAGGATTCCCTCAGCCAGCCTTAATTGATAAAACGAACTGGCAGCAGCCTCTGCTCAATCGAACGGATCAGGATATCGAGGTTCATCCTGGTATGGTAGATATTCCGAAATTTACGACCATCGATTTGCGCCAGATTCTACCGCTGCTTACAGAAATGATTCACGTGCATAGCATGTTATCTGCAACACGATCCTACGAATTACAAATATTATTCGGCCGATTTCTGTTAGAGCTGCAATACAGTATGCGAAACCGAAGTCCGCAAGCCCGCTCTCTTTCTCTCGGGGAGCAAGTCGCTACCTATTTGACCGAACATTTGGAACAACCCTTCGACGCAACAGAAATGGAAAATGACTTGCATTACCACTTCGATTACTTAGCCCGCTGCTTGAAGCAGTATTCAGGGATGAGCCCCTTGCAATATAGGCATCACCTTCAGATTGAACGTGCCAAGCAGCTGTTAGCGCATTCAGAACTGTCAATCATTCAAATTGGTACGCGATGCGGGTTCAACGACAATAACTATTTCACGCGCCTATTTAAACGTCACACTTCCTTTACGCCAGGCGAGTTCCGTAAGCGGTATCAATTTATTGTACTGGATTGA
- a CDS encoding nicotinamide mononucleotide transporter, with translation MKQGIYKVLKSKTWDTCWLILGIVLVIASTYYSYSGTFDLLLVTSFIGGILGMVIVLLFANQYGKTASGLGVVGAIFDTFNNFKYGLLGNVFVGIYCAALYAKGFLTMGKEIEVTKVTKSNLYISAIIALVGSVVLYFYGGTILPADAPLWVIVFNVLVFLVQVISQYLMVEGKAISWIGWILANFINLALQIYVIVQGNSPTAMIYLSMTIMFQLNSIKAAILWYGYGEE, from the coding sequence ATGAAACAAGGAATTTATAAAGTTCTAAAAAGCAAAACGTGGGACACATGTTGGCTCATACTTGGGATCGTGTTGGTGATAGCAAGTACTTATTATAGTTATAGCGGTACCTTTGATCTCCTGCTCGTTACATCATTTATTGGCGGTATTCTAGGTATGGTGATCGTGCTGCTCTTCGCCAATCAATATGGGAAAACGGCCAGTGGTTTGGGTGTCGTTGGAGCTATATTCGATACGTTTAATAACTTTAAATACGGCTTGCTAGGAAATGTATTCGTAGGGATCTACTGTGCTGCGCTGTACGCTAAAGGCTTCCTAACGATGGGGAAGGAAATTGAAGTCACGAAAGTAACGAAGTCCAATCTATATATTTCAGCCATCATTGCTTTGGTTGGTTCTGTTGTTCTCTACTTCTATGGCGGTACGATTCTTCCGGCGGATGCCCCGTTGTGGGTCATCGTGTTTAACGTTTTAGTGTTCCTCGTCCAAGTTATTTCGCAGTATTTGATGGTAGAGGGTAAAGCGATTTCTTGGATCGGTTGGATTCTTGCTAACTTTATTAACTTGGCCCTGCAAATCTATGTTATTGTTCAAGGTAACAGCCCGACGGCAATGATTTACTTGTCGATGACCATTATGTTCCAACTGAATTCCATTAAGGCTGCGATTCTATGGTATGGATACGGCGAAGAATAA
- a CDS encoding DUF5682 family protein, which yields MNSVATAAVHIFGVRHLSPGGSLHLLELLQEVQPTAVLIEGPSDANSEIHHLTNRNTAPPVAILAFTEDIPVRTVLWPFAAYSPEYQAMKWAAENGAQAAFIDLPSSVTVAMQQLRLEAKENVEEEDTVTEMRTDPDSLDESNIYNRIAAIAGEHDYDMYWERNYELNTNKGAYQEAIIAFSTQMRELTEEDERQHQRVEYAYNAVREAYMRRQIQDTIAAGHDPNRIVVVCGAYHAAVLAQDSQVMTDQEWTLLPSRKTKLTLMPYSYYRLSSMSGYGAGNNAPNYYEMMWERMRTDTLEELPHYYLSSIARWMREMGNHRSTAEVIEAVRLAEALAAMHGGSSPTLRDLRDAAQTLLGRGDLSVIAEALARVDVGTAIGSLAEGVSQTPIQDDLNRLLKQLKLEKYKTTVATDLSLDLRENRRVTSEESAFLDLNRSTLLHRLAWLGISFAKLRPSGQENATWAEHWVIQWSPEVEIQVVESTLLGETVEVASAYVLQQKLDSCSTIDEASVLIRTACDCRMLEQMETARQTLQRLAADSRDVVQIAAASKELSMIIGYGGLRRMDTSQLLPLLEQLFMRACLFLLDAAQCNDEAASDMMSAMNELNRISLEHSDQVDESLWLQELLHLSERDDRNPRLSGFACAILMERHAITAQQCAEEVSRRLSPGIPADLGAGWFEGLSQRNRYALLSRQSLWEQLNAYIVSLSDEEFARALVFLRRAFSSFAPREKTMIAELLGELWGVHADQAAEILTGELKEEEVKMIDELNDFDFEDF from the coding sequence GTGAATAGCGTAGCGACGGCCGCTGTACATATATTTGGTGTGCGGCATCTGTCACCCGGCGGCTCCTTGCATCTGCTGGAGCTGCTGCAGGAAGTACAGCCAACCGCCGTACTCATTGAAGGACCATCGGATGCGAACTCGGAGATCCATCATCTAACGAACCGGAACACGGCTCCGCCTGTCGCCATTCTTGCTTTTACGGAGGATATCCCTGTTCGCACGGTATTATGGCCTTTCGCTGCCTACTCGCCAGAGTATCAAGCCATGAAATGGGCAGCTGAGAATGGAGCGCAGGCCGCATTTATCGACCTGCCGTCTTCGGTTACGGTTGCGATGCAACAGCTGCGATTGGAAGCGAAAGAGAACGTGGAAGAGGAAGATACGGTGACTGAAATGCGTACCGATCCCGATTCTCTCGATGAGTCTAACATCTACAATCGCATCGCCGCGATTGCAGGCGAGCATGATTACGATATGTACTGGGAGCGTAATTATGAGCTCAATACGAATAAAGGGGCCTATCAGGAGGCGATTATTGCCTTCTCTACGCAGATGCGCGAACTGACGGAGGAAGATGAGAGACAGCATCAACGGGTGGAATACGCCTATAACGCAGTTCGAGAGGCTTATATGCGAAGACAGATTCAAGACACGATTGCCGCAGGCCATGACCCGAACCGCATTGTTGTCGTCTGCGGAGCTTATCATGCAGCTGTGCTTGCGCAAGATTCCCAGGTGATGACGGATCAAGAGTGGACGCTTCTGCCATCCCGTAAGACAAAGCTGACACTGATGCCTTACTCGTATTATCGATTATCTTCGATGTCCGGCTACGGGGCAGGCAATAATGCGCCGAATTATTATGAGATGATGTGGGAGCGCATGCGGACCGATACGCTAGAAGAGCTGCCGCATTATTATTTATCATCGATTGCAAGGTGGATGAGGGAGATGGGGAACCATCGTTCAACCGCTGAAGTGATCGAAGCCGTTCGGCTTGCCGAAGCTCTAGCAGCCATGCATGGAGGGAGCTCCCCGACCCTGCGGGACTTGAGAGATGCTGCCCAGACATTACTGGGACGCGGCGATCTCTCTGTCATCGCAGAAGCGCTCGCACGCGTTGATGTCGGAACTGCCATCGGTTCATTGGCTGAAGGTGTCAGCCAGACCCCGATTCAAGATGATCTGAATCGCCTATTGAAGCAATTGAAGCTCGAGAAGTACAAGACAACTGTGGCTACCGATTTATCTCTGGATTTGCGTGAGAATCGTCGGGTTACATCGGAAGAATCCGCCTTCCTTGATTTGAATCGGTCCACGTTATTGCATCGATTAGCATGGCTTGGCATCTCTTTTGCGAAGCTTCGTCCTAGCGGGCAGGAGAATGCAACTTGGGCTGAGCATTGGGTCATTCAATGGTCTCCTGAGGTCGAGATTCAGGTGGTGGAATCGACACTACTCGGGGAGACGGTTGAAGTAGCCTCTGCGTACGTACTGCAGCAGAAACTGGATAGCTGCAGTACCATCGATGAAGCTTCTGTGCTGATCCGTACGGCATGCGATTGCCGTATGCTAGAGCAGATGGAGACCGCGCGGCAGACACTGCAGCGGCTTGCTGCAGATAGCCGTGATGTGGTCCAGATCGCTGCAGCATCGAAGGAGTTGTCCATGATTATCGGTTACGGTGGCTTACGTCGTATGGATACCTCACAGTTGCTGCCGCTTCTGGAACAGCTGTTCATGAGAGCGTGCCTGTTCCTGTTGGATGCAGCACAATGCAATGACGAGGCGGCAAGCGACATGATGTCGGCAATGAATGAGCTAAACCGTATTTCCTTGGAGCATAGTGACCAAGTGGATGAATCTCTATGGCTTCAGGAACTGCTGCATTTATCTGAACGGGATGATCGGAATCCGCGCCTATCCGGTTTTGCTTGCGCCATCTTGATGGAACGTCATGCCATCACCGCGCAGCAATGCGCTGAAGAGGTATCTAGAAGGCTCTCACCTGGCATTCCAGCAGATCTCGGTGCAGGGTGGTTCGAAGGGCTGTCGCAGCGCAATCGGTATGCTCTTCTATCCCGACAGAGCTTATGGGAACAGTTGAATGCCTACATCGTTTCGCTGAGCGATGAAGAATTTGCTCGTGCGCTCGTATTCTTGCGGCGTGCTTTTAGTTCGTTCGCTCCGCGGGAGAAGACGATGATTGCCGAGTTATTAGGCGAATTGTGGGGAGTCCATGCCGACCAAGCAGCTGAGATTTTGACGGGGGAATTGAAGGAGGAAGAAGTAAAGATGATCGACGAGCTGAATGATTTTGATTTTGAGGATTTTTGA
- a CDS encoding HEAT repeat domain-containing protein — protein MSTALLQELHQELRRIYIAGSDLALGDYRLKRMLPQFQQLGERAPIFKRLGEGITALIEPSDIENYQSAEQLQDLNLLLTSVLRTQGMTAPQGELRSLENHPVSLSTFLPYRKLAAVEVALTTTGSNRYEVVVHAFEEGMFRDLRLLALAVRALGDPYSEIAEFAMQKILPSYGAEVVPYLIDSFDPMGGRVESRKLQVIGQAGGEDVLDLISRAAESGSEEVRVTAIRLLATQPSYASALLSWTRDKKKSIREAAYQSLAVNNSDAAVERIYEAFTGKDIEIAAEAAAKCSSEPLTAWLVRDLGEELKQAFVNKEDKKKAEASQIKINHFLTALEGKRGDSLYELFIEVTSQYSSYISSVGLDLIDAAAHYLEHENSLEALDTLYGLEQQNTRYLSHAFRASFRQLSPFELYDRYVYSNRNKWKMKTNKETQKKLKQFLSILEQQVIAYPYQLYPNLWSSPEETSYLRKVELMPVEQVAQRWDSRWLDWLIEVQAIHLVCVFARPDHAASRTFLMERMQDIADLRHSSFDILLLGLERAGVEDSIRSELLMNALEQKRSGNLYAFEGHVLDNLYRLPFTYQDRLADAIQNYRYTAREQLQYVLNEMEKKKQEAVVADSV, from the coding sequence ATGAGTACAGCATTATTACAAGAGCTCCATCAAGAGCTGCGACGAATCTACATCGCTGGAAGTGATTTGGCACTGGGGGATTACCGTCTAAAACGGATGCTGCCGCAATTTCAGCAGCTTGGCGAGCGAGCTCCGATTTTTAAGAGATTAGGTGAAGGCATTACGGCTCTGATTGAGCCTTCGGATATAGAAAACTATCAATCTGCAGAACAATTGCAGGATCTGAATCTACTCCTGACCTCCGTGCTTCGAACGCAAGGTATGACAGCACCGCAAGGTGAGCTTAGATCGCTAGAAAATCACCCCGTTTCCTTATCTACATTTCTTCCGTATCGCAAGCTGGCTGCTGTGGAGGTGGCGCTTACGACGACAGGGAGCAATCGGTATGAGGTGGTTGTTCACGCATTCGAAGAGGGGATGTTCCGGGATCTTCGTCTGCTGGCCCTTGCCGTACGAGCGCTTGGGGATCCCTATTCGGAAATCGCTGAATTTGCTATGCAGAAGATCCTGCCTTCCTACGGCGCGGAGGTCGTGCCCTATTTGATCGACAGCTTCGATCCGATGGGAGGCAGGGTAGAGAGCCGCAAGCTTCAAGTGATCGGGCAGGCGGGCGGAGAAGACGTATTGGATCTCATCTCTCGAGCAGCTGAATCCGGGTCTGAAGAAGTTCGTGTGACGGCGATCCGTTTACTAGCAACTCAGCCTTCCTATGCGTCAGCATTGCTCTCTTGGACGAGAGATAAGAAGAAATCGATTCGTGAGGCTGCCTATCAATCCTTAGCAGTAAATAACTCCGATGCAGCGGTTGAACGGATTTATGAAGCTTTTACGGGCAAGGACATTGAAATCGCAGCGGAAGCCGCAGCCAAATGCAGCTCGGAACCATTAACGGCATGGCTGGTTCGTGATCTTGGTGAAGAGCTGAAGCAAGCTTTCGTGAACAAAGAAGATAAGAAGAAGGCAGAAGCATCGCAGATAAAAATAAATCACTTCCTTACCGCGCTGGAAGGGAAACGAGGCGATTCGTTATACGAATTATTCATTGAAGTAACAAGTCAATATTCATCGTATATTTCTTCCGTTGGTCTGGATCTTATAGATGCCGCAGCGCATTATTTGGAACACGAAAATTCCTTGGAAGCCTTGGATACTCTATATGGCTTGGAACAACAAAATACACGCTATCTATCTCATGCCTTCCGTGCGTCGTTCCGGCAGCTCTCGCCATTCGAGTTGTATGATCGCTATGTGTATTCCAATCGTAACAAATGGAAGATGAAGACCAATAAGGAGACCCAGAAAAAGCTGAAGCAGTTCCTATCAATCCTTGAGCAGCAAGTGATAGCTTATCCTTATCAGCTTTATCCTAATTTGTGGAGTTCCCCTGAAGAGACTTCTTACCTGCGCAAAGTGGAATTGATGCCTGTAGAGCAAGTTGCGCAGCGATGGGATTCGCGATGGCTAGACTGGCTAATTGAGGTTCAGGCCATCCACCTCGTCTGTGTGTTCGCGCGACCGGACCATGCGGCATCCAGGACATTCCTGATGGAGCGGATGCAAGACATAGCAGATCTGCGCCATTCATCCTTTGATATTCTGCTTCTTGGCCTTGAACGTGCGGGCGTGGAAGATTCGATCCGGTCGGAGTTGCTCATGAACGCGCTTGAACAAAAGCGGAGCGGCAACCTTTATGCGTTCGAAGGCCATGTACTGGATAATTTGTATCGGCTGCCTTTCACCTATCAAGATCGTCTGGCTGATGCGATTCAGAATTATCGGTATACCGCTCGGGAACAGCTGCAATATGTATTGAACGAGATGGAGAAAAAGAAGCAAGAAGCAGTCGTGGCGGATTCCGTGTAA
- a CDS encoding SWIM zinc finger family protein, which yields MIEMTSSYVDSLASNTAAIKNAQGLVKKRSFVQLHQSEDGTLLFAECKGSGSSNYQCSADFIQPDKPILRCSCPSRQLPCKHALGLLYAYIGGEAFTAAAVPEDIAAKREKAEKREEKKSQQASEGAEPKPKKVNKTALKKKVQSQLEGLDVLEKLLRSLVRNGLGTIDKKVIKTMQEHVKQMGNYYLAGAQTELRRLTLLLSETDDRERVYTDVVEQLAVMHAFIKKGRTHLTSKLADPTLALDHESTIEEWLGHAWQLTDLKEYGLMKEQVEMVQLAFVSYDDSARQEYVDEGYWLERDSGEIHRTIQYRPYKAAKLMREEDSFFDAVRIPSLFQYPGDMNRRVRFEEMVVRPLESYEVADISKYAERSYTDVIKKVKNQLKNPLSHANPLVLLHVAEVKQSNQDEVVIADESGQHLVLRDQASNGHQTLPLITHLSASQLEDVSMLVRFEHDMDTGQLSAMPLTILKDAEMLRLLY from the coding sequence TTGATTGAAATGACATCATCATACGTGGATTCACTAGCTTCGAATACCGCGGCGATCAAAAATGCACAAGGTCTGGTGAAGAAACGCAGTTTCGTGCAGCTGCATCAATCCGAAGATGGGACATTGTTATTCGCGGAATGCAAAGGAAGCGGAAGCTCGAATTACCAATGTTCCGCAGATTTCATCCAACCCGACAAACCGATACTGCGTTGTTCTTGCCCAAGCAGGCAATTGCCATGTAAACATGCGTTGGGACTGTTATATGCCTACATCGGTGGAGAAGCATTCACTGCCGCCGCAGTGCCAGAAGACATTGCTGCCAAACGGGAAAAAGCGGAGAAGCGGGAAGAGAAGAAGTCGCAACAGGCAAGTGAAGGGGCAGAACCTAAGCCGAAAAAGGTGAACAAGACGGCACTCAAGAAAAAAGTCCAATCACAACTCGAAGGATTGGATGTCCTCGAGAAGCTGCTTCGATCTTTGGTTCGCAACGGTCTGGGCACGATCGACAAAAAGGTCATCAAGACGATGCAAGAGCATGTGAAGCAAATGGGGAATTATTATCTCGCGGGTGCGCAAACAGAGTTACGACGGCTTACCTTACTGCTCTCGGAGACAGACGATCGTGAGCGAGTATACACGGATGTCGTGGAGCAATTGGCCGTGATGCATGCTTTTATTAAAAAGGGACGTACGCATTTAACAAGCAAATTAGCAGATCCAACATTGGCGCTTGATCATGAATCGACGATCGAGGAATGGCTAGGACATGCATGGCAGCTTACAGATCTGAAGGAATACGGGCTGATGAAGGAACAGGTAGAAATGGTTCAGCTTGCATTTGTCAGCTATGACGATTCGGCTAGACAAGAGTATGTTGACGAAGGATATTGGCTAGAACGAGACAGCGGCGAGATCCATCGTACCATCCAATATCGGCCTTACAAAGCAGCGAAGCTGATGCGTGAAGAGGACAGCTTCTTTGATGCTGTCCGTATTCCTTCCTTATTTCAGTATCCAGGGGATATGAACCGAAGAGTACGTTTTGAAGAGATGGTGGTAAGACCGCTGGAATCTTATGAGGTCGCAGATATTTCAAAATATGCCGAGCGATCGTATACAGATGTCATCAAAAAAGTGAAAAACCAGCTGAAAAATCCGTTAAGTCACGCCAATCCGCTCGTATTGCTTCATGTGGCCGAGGTAAAGCAGTCCAATCAAGATGAAGTTGTCATTGCAGATGAATCTGGTCAACATCTCGTACTAAGGGATCAAGCATCAAATGGACATCAGACCCTTCCGCTGATTACGCATTTGTCAGCATCGCAATTGGAGGATGTCAGCATGCTGGTTCGGTTCGAGCACGATATGGACACGGGGCAGTTATCGGCAATGCCTTTAACGATATTGAAAGATGCGGAAATGCTCCGTCTCTTGTATTAG